The region TTCTTCATCATCAATGTCTAGATATTTGATCTCATGGGTCCGGTGATTGAATATAACTCCCATCTTCCTATTGACCTGCTTGATACTAATAATGTAGGAAGGCTTTTCCATTGAGAAACAAAGTCCATTCTCCATATTGATGTTGAAGTGACGGCAAACCATCAGCATATTCATCGTGGGACATCATGTGAGTAAGAATGGTATGATCCCAATCTACACGGAAATTATTTTTAATAGCATACAATAACATCATATCCGGATCTGTTATAGTGCAATGATTTGAGAATCTAGGCACAATAACATAAACTAAAAAATAATGCAACATTCTATCATCAATAGAGAACTTAGCTGGTGACCAGTACACACGTTCCAGGAGATCTCCTCCTAAACTCTTCTTCCTTTTGTTCTAAAATTGATGCTCAGACAAACGACTTAAACTATAGTAGAAGGAATGTTTGCTATAGACTTCCCACGGAGCCTTTGTGCCAACAAACTTGTGACCACCAGTAGAAATATCGAGAATAACACTTAACTCGGTGGCCGTCATGGAGATTGGAACTCCCTTCACCACAGAGGTTAGTTTTCCTTTCTTCTTCACCATGTTGGAATAGAAAACTTTGACCAATTTGGGGTAAAAATCATCATTATAATAGATGAGGTCACTCAAGCCCAAATCTTCAAAAACAGTGGGGAAGCTAAAAACATCCTCAGGAAAAGAGACAAAGGATCCATACTTTGGTTTCATAATTTTCTTTTGAAAGAAATATTTCTCGTACCTCTCTTGCTGACTCTTGGTGGTGAATAGCCTTGAAAGATCTAGAGGGCCTCTAGAGCTAGAAGCATTGCCTTTTCCTTTTGATTGAAGTTGAGAAGCCATGGATGTTGTTAAGAGAAAACAAGGAAATGAAGGAGGAAGCAAATAGCCTTGAAGATATCGAATAACAATGCTGGAAAAAAATTCCTTGTAGAAAGTGTGGTTTTATGTCCAAGGTGATAAAGTGTAGTAATGATGGTAATGTGAAGAATCAAGGTGATTGGACCAAGGAATAAAAGGCAATGAATAATATATTAAAGTGAAATAAAGACTACTTACAAGACCTAGTAAATATTCATTTACATGGAAATAGGAAGACTTTAGGTAGTAGCCAAAGAAAAAGAGAAGGAATAGGAGAAAAAGTAGTAAATGACAAAAATAATTAAATGACATAAGGTAGAGTGTATTAGTAGAATTGCAGCAAGCACATGTgaaggaataaaatgaaaaataaatgGAGAGAAATCATGCGCAAGCtgaacaaataaaatgaaaaaatttaaggaccaatcgattgacactcatggaccaatcgattggcatggtgaaaaaatttaaaaaataagGAGGACCAATCGATTGATGCTTGGAATCCAATCGATTGGTTGATActatgaattaaaaaaaattgagGAACCAATTGATTGAAGTGAGAAAGAAATTGATTGAATGAAGTTACTATAAACCAAAAAGTGAGAAATAAAGAGGGACCAATCGATTAACACATGATAATCAATCGATTGACACCAAACAAATTTTGATAAATACTTAAAAATTAACACATAAtcaaacataatttttaaaatagaaaaatattttcAATAAAATTAAACAAGTAACAATTAATTACTAATAATTTTATGAGAAAGAGTGGATGTACCTTTTGTGAACCATTTGAGGATCTTGATTCGATTAAATGTCACTTTCGCTTAAAATACCAAGATCCCTTCTGATTTTATAGAATGCATCTCTTGACAATGGTTTAGTGAAGATATTTGCGAGTTGATTTTGGGTATCAATGAAGGATATTTCGATGTCGCCTTTGAGAACGTGATCCCTTAGGAAGTAATGACGTATGTCTATATACTTGGTTCTTGAATGCATTATCGGATTAtttgaaatattgatggcacttGTGTTGTCGCATTTGAGAGCAATGCTTCCAAGGTTTATACCATAGTCGCGAAGTTGTTGCTTTAACcaaagaatttgagaacaacaacTACCAGCGGCAATGTATTCTGCTTCAGCGGTGCTGAGAGCCACACTCGCTTGCTTTTTACACGACCACGAGACTAGTGCATTTCCAAAAATGTGACAGGTTCCACTCGTGCTTTTTCTGTCTGTTTTGCATCCTGTATAATCTGCATCATAAAAACCAACAAGACTACATATACTACCTTTGGGGCACCATAAACCGACATCGGATGTTCCTTTAAGATACTTCATTATTCTCCTTACAGCGGAGATATGAGATTCCTTTGGAGATGCTTGAAATCGAGCACATAAACAAACACTAAACATAATATCAGGTCGACTAGCCGTTAGATATAATaaggaaccaatcatacctcgatatttaGTTATGTCAATTGGTGTTCCGGATTCATCCTGATCAAGATATGTCCCTGATCCTATCGGAGTGGCTATATCTTTACAAGAATCCATGTCAAATATTTTGAGAAGTTCTTCGCAGTATTTAGATTAACTTATGAATATCCCATCCTTTATTTGTTTGATGTGCAACATAACGGTAATTACCGCAATAGAACAGTGTTTCCACCGCAACAGCTGCAACACATGATTCTTATACATAATTcaattttgatttaaaaaaaaagtaAAGAATAAGAATCTTTTATGCAGGAAATGAATGTAAAAAGCAGGAATATTAACTCTATGTCCAATTTTGTTCTGCATCAAGATTCAAAATACAAAAACTAATGACTTTATGTCATTCATTCTCCTCCATTAAGATTCCAAATACAAGAAATTGTTTTATCTATATTGTCTTTGCTTCAATAATTTACATTCACTAATTCATACCTTCAAGACTTCATGTTGATCTTCTTCTCTCTTGGTTGCATTTTGTGAAGGAGAACTGAAAAAACTCACATTGTCTTctccaatttcatccattttaaGGTATGAACTTTGAACTCTACTTCACTTTCTCACTCACTCATAATCTTTGTAGTAGCTTGTTACTATAGTAGATTTGTGATAGATTTCCTTTTAGTATATTCTTCATCCAATTTCATCGATTGTAGTAGATATGTGGTTATTGGTTTTTTTCATTTCTGTTACAAGAGTGTGAGACTTCATATTGATCTTCTTCTCTCTTGGTTGCATTTCTGTTACTGGTTTTTATCattatgttatttttttattttattgaCTTTATCAGTTTTACTTTATCACATGTATTTTtcatttattatttaaaattttagCTAAAATTTTAGTGAGTGAGTGGCAGGAATTTAGAGAGGGAAACTAGAGAGAACAAATTTTAGTGAATAAATGAGGGAATTTATAGAGGAAATAAAATTTATTAGTTAAATTTTTAAATTGTATTAGTGAATAAATGGAAGAAAATTTATAGAGGAAATAAAAATTTATTGAATGAATTTTAGCTAAAGTTTGTGATTTTGTGATGCTTGAAATGTTTTAATTTTTTAAAGAATTTATAATCTTGTGTCTTGTAGTTAATTATGTAAATATTAAAAAACGTTAATTATTAAATTTTATTCATCCAATACTTAAaatgaatattttatttttttgacaAACACTTTTTGTTTATTTAAATTGATTAACTAAATTTTAAAGAGAATatcatattttatttaaattttatatttataacTAATTATTTATATATTCAATTAATATGTATTATTGAATAATGCCTCCACGAGAACAATTTCCTATAAAAGGTTTGGATGGTGCTCCAAGTGAGGATATTGGATGGTATTTTGGAACACCAGAACCCGGAAATCGCAATAATGTTCGTTGCAAACTTTGTAATGTAGTAATAAAAAGTGGCATTACAAGACTGAAGCAACATATAACACACATGAAAGAACAGGTTGCGGCTTGTGATAGAGTAACAACTATGGTTATAGAAAATATGATGAAACTTTTACTTGATTCAGAAGCAAAAAGAAATGATTCTAAGAGAAGAAAAGAAGAATTTGAAGAACGTTTAAGAGGAGATGATGAAGATGCAGATGAAGATGTGAATACTCTTATTGATGATCAATTCAGATATGCAACACAAGAAAGCCTTAGATCACACTGAGAATGGGAAAATATGCAGCAGTTCAGACGAGAAACAAGAGCTTCTGAAAATGCATATGAACATGGTGGATGCTCTCGTTTCAGTGTTAGTGGGGCTGAAAAGCCAAAAGACATATATTTTTCTTTGAAATCTACAAATATTGATCTTGTTAGGAGCCAAAATATGGAGCAACCAAGAGCTGGTAAAGGATTTTTGAAGACTTGGAGAAAAAGGCTTGGAGAGGTTGTAAGTAAATTTATAATTTACGAGTGTTTGCCTATGAATTTATCTAACTCTCCTTGGTTGCATAATTTGATTTATGCTGCTTTTGAAGTGGGAAAAGCCAAATGCGCAACTCCTTATGAAGTCTCAAATGTTTACTTAGAAGCTGAATATAAAGAAATGTTATAGTGGATAAATAGTATGAAAAAAACATGGCAAGAAAGAGGAGCAACGATAATGTGTGATGGTTGGACAGACAATATCAACCATACTCATATTATGAATTTCTTGGTATATTGTCATAAAGGTACTGTATTTTGGAAATTCGTTGATGCTTCTGATGTTGATAGTAAAAACACTAACTACTACTTTCAATTATTAGATAAAGTTGTGGAAGAAGTGGGTGAAGAGTATGTAGTTCAAGTGGTAACATACAATAAAGCCGCATTAAAAGCAGCTGGTCAAAAGCTTATGGAGAAGAGGCCACATTCATATTGGTCTTCTTGTGCAGCTCATTGTTTAGATCTTTGCTTAGGGGATATAGGAAAAAATAAAAGCATACATAATTTATTAAGTGAAGCAAAAATGGTGACAACCTTCATCTATAACCACACATATATTGTAAGTCTAACACCTCTATTTATGTTTTTTCCACTCTTGCTTGCCTTTAACACCTCTTCATCCTTTGATTGGGTGTAACCCCCAAATTCACAGGACTCTGTCATTAACTATGCTTTCAGCATGCCTTAGAAATTTTtcgtggtaacaaaatgccccccagagatgccattttcgacTGTCGAAGTTGGTGAGATGATGGCATCTTTGAAATGTCGACTTACCCCTTATTGCTTCGACTTCTACTTAGTGGGACCTCTGTTTACCCCATGTTGATGACGTCATATAATCATGGCGGATGTTTCCTTTTTCCCTTGAGACGCACAAAATCGCATCCCCATCACTTCACGTCTTTATGACTGAAACGTGTTTGCTATCACGCCTACCTTCTCTCCTTCATGTGTCTGCAAACGTGGGAACATGGGCATACGTGTCGAAAATGGAAAATCAAACGCTAACTCTTCTTCGCTCAAGGTTTAACCCCTATAAAACCCTcactctttcttcttcttcccttttTTTCTCCCTTTTGCTTCAGCATACACTTGTCTCCTGCGCTCTGTGAAAACTCTTCTTCTCCAAAACGACAATCTTCCATTTTCTCCATGGCAAGCTCCAACAAACCCTCTGCTGCTAAACTCACGCATCCTATCAACATTGATGGTAAGGAGTATGTTCCTGAGCCTCCGTTTGCAAAAGAGAAGGCAAAAATCTGGCGTTCTCAGGTATTAATTCCTCTTTCTTTGGCTGATGAACCCTTAGCATTCTTAGGTCCTCTCCCAGAAAACCGACACCGAAAGATTACCAGAATAGATTCTTCCCTTTTCCCCTTCAGTCACATCTTTGAACTTGTGATTTCTACTCAACAACCTTTTTCCCTTTTCTACATCGACAGGAACTTCAGGACTGCTCCTCCCAAAAACTATCCTAAGTTTTACGCTTGGATGGATCGATTGGAATCAGAAAAAATCGACCATTGGAAAAGGACAAGCATCTACACCCTTCTACAGATTGCCCGTTTGTGGCCCTCCCcaatcttgtggcatgttatTAGCTGCCCTTCAATTTTGGGAGAGTTCGACCAACTCCTTCCATACCAAGTGTGGCATGATCACGCCGACACTTCTGGACATTACTGCCATCACTGGCTTGAAACCGACTGGCAAAGTCTTCGACTGTGAAGCTGTAGCGCCAATTCCCTTGAGGTTCGACGTTGGTGACTCTCGCAAGCCAACATACAACAATTTTATTGATCATCATGCCACCTCTGCAGGCCATGTGACCGATGAGGAACATGTGGCTTTCTTGACCCTCTGGCTATCCCGCTTTATCTTCTGTTCCAGATCGATGCAGGTAGCCAAGCACTTTGCTCTCCTGGAAACCCAACTTCACCAAGAGCGTGACATTGCCTTGGGCCAACTTATTTTAGCTTCTATCTATGAGTCTCTGTCTGAGGTTGTCTGCCAAATTAGACTCTTCGACCCTGAGAACTCCAGAAAGAAAAATGTGTTGGTCCATGGGCCTTTCTGGTTTTGGCAattgtggctcaatgccactttctcTAAGGGTATAGCCTCCTACGGGATGAGGAGGGTTGCGTGTCCCCCAGAGGAACGACACCTTATCTGGAAACGGTTGACCCCTCTGACGCCTATCGACAAAAACTTCCCCGACCTTCAAGTATTTCGACTTTTGTTCAACATCATGCTGACCCGTGTCGATTTTCTACCTTCTATGGCCCCTTTCAGCCATCAAACTGAGGGTCCTGCGTGGCTCACTAGACCTTTCCCTCTGACTTATGGGGAACATAGAGATGAAACCTTCCTCATTTGGAGGCGTCTTCTAGTCCCTCGATTCCTGTCGGCTGAAACCTCTAGCAACAATCTTGGATTAGTGGCTTATCAGCCTAACCTTGTGGCCAGGCAATTTGGCCTTTGCCAATTCATTCCCAAGTCCGTGTTCTCCTCTCAAGAATTGCTCGCCAATATCCTCTACGGTCAACCTTGGAGCGAGATCGAAGAGGAACTTGAAACCATTTGGAAAAACCGACCACGTCTCCCTTCTCTTCCTTTTCGACCAGCCTACTACTGTACCAAAGAATTCCATGATTGGTGGCAGTCGTATTTTACCATTTATGTTGGTGCTCCTGAGGCCAAACTATCTGAATGAACTGAAGCTTTTGTTTGTTTGCAGGCGAAGTCGACGAAGTGTAAGGCTCTTCATGTCAAACAAATTCGTGCTTTCCAGAATTATTTCTAAGTTGTGTATCGACCAGATAATCTTCGTGGGACCATCTGGGAGGATGCGGTCGAACTAAAGGCGAAAGTAACTGACAGGCTTCCAAAACTTAAAATCCCCGGTTACGcgaaagacaagtatctttacgCTCTTCACTTTGGAAACCTCAAGTTCTCTCCTCTGCCATCTAGACCTttggctttggcctttggtcATTTGGTTCCAGTGTGGTTTTATTGTCCTGTTTCATACGTACAAAATGCCGTAAGAAAATAGCCGACAGAATGGTCCCGACGAAGCATTATCTGCCTGAATACTCAAGGCCACTTCATATTGAGCCTCAATATGTTAGTGTGTTCGAATCTACACAACCTGGTAACACTTCTCTGGAAATTTTAACACTTCCTTTCAGCTGGCTTTCGTTGCTCACTTGCGTTTCTTTTGTTTATTTGCAGCGATCCCTCTAGATCTTGTAGGTCCTGCACCTGCTAACCAACCTACTCCTTCGACACAGGAGGCTCAGGTTCGACTCTGGTTGAGTTTCTATTTCCTTTGGCTTTTTGGTTTTATTCTTATCCATCATCTCCCTTCTTGCAGGCTGCTCCTGAGAAAccctctgatgatgatgagcGCTCTATTGCTCAAGTCTTGAGGAAGCCCAGTTCTTCTGTATGCACCTATCTGACACATTTCCATTTACTCTTGTGACTTCTTAAGGGAAATACTACGTGGTCTCTAATATCTCGcttatgtgcagggtcaaccacGTTCGACAGACCCCATTGTCTCCTCTCactccaaaaaatccaaaaaacacaaaCGCTCTGCCCCGACAGGCTTTGAGGTAATTCTTGTCGGCTTGTCTGATCTTCTGGCTAGAATatctgcttataacctctcttcgtGTCTCTAGCACACTTCCTAGCATAAATCCAAAAGCCACCATGGCCACAAGAGGAAGAAGCATGACTCTCCCTCCAGGAGTGGCGAAACCAAGAAGAAGAGGCACCATACAATGCCCACTCCAGAGGTTCCTGCTGAAGATGTCGACACCCTTATGGTCGACACTTCCATCCTCGACAAGGTTCCTAGTCCAGTTATAGGAGCTTCACCGTCGATTGGCACCTCCCCTGCTGCTGCCTTGGGGAAAGAAAATCAGGATGCAGTCTCCCCTGTGTCGACACAGGTAATTACCTGTTTTTCCTGTTTACTCCCTTGGATTATTGTACTTCTCTTACACATTTTTCCTTACCGTAGGCTGATGCCTCTGCTGAGCCGACTCAACCTGTTGTCAACTACACTCCCTCGTCGCCGGTTTCTTCTCTAGCTCGCTCACTACAGTCTGTCGATACCGCTGGTGAGTTCATTGAATTCCCTATCCAGATTAGCGATAGTGACTCTGACTCAATCACTAGTCCTGCAACGCATCCGGActccagttcgactagttctgactctagTCTTTCTTTAGCTTCCTTGCCTTTGCAGGATCCACGGGGACCAGTAGGTGTCGACACCAATAAGTAACAACCCTCTCAGACTACTCCTCTGTCGACTGCTTCTCCCTCTTCTCAGACTACTCCTCCGTCGGCTTCTTCCCCTTTGTCTTTCCCGGAGCTGGCGATAAAGCCTTCTGCGTTAGAAGCAATTGCCAGGCTCCGTAATCTGGTGAAATCGCGTGATGCCTCTTCCGACTCTAAGCAGCTTCATTCTGGTAAAATGGGCCCTGAGGCGACGAAGACTAAGGCTCTAATGGATAAAATCCATGTTCACACCTTGAATCCTGACCTTCCTTTCGTGCTCATGCATGAACCCGCTGTCGGTCCAAAGATCATATGCGTGCTTTCCCAACTAAAAGATCTCTAGCTCTCAGATTATGCCAAACGTGCAATGGTCGCTTTAGAACAACTTTTGGTTCCCATGCTGCACCATCTCGACAGCGTCAGGGACACTGAATGCCAGATTACTGCTACTGAGGCCTCTGTGAAGGAAAAATGGGAGTGGGTGATGCACGCCAATGCGGAAGTCACCAACATGTTAGGGGCTATGGAGGAGCGGAAGAAAGAATTGATCTCCAAACAAACAAGGGCCACTAAGATACGTCAACAAATTGATGCCCTTCGACGTCAAATTGACACTCTGGATAGTGAGTTGGAATCAATTACCAAGGAGGAGTCACGCTTTATCGACGAAGTTCTAAAACCTGCCCAGGTCACTATGGAGCAAACCACTGGTGATTCCTTAGCGGTCGCTGAAGAGCTTATGACTGTCGAAGGGAAGCTTGGGAAGCTCAAAGCCCACGCCGACACCTTGGAGCCTACGTCCTTGCATTACAATTTTGAGCTTAAATATTTCCAATCTAAGTTCGGCCAACTTTGACCGTTTCTATTGTTTGTATGAATTTTTTGTAATGTTTAAACAATGGCTTCTTGCCACTTTAATGTTATCCTTCTTACTTTTAGCATTGTGTATTTATTTTCTGTGCCTTTTGCAGCTGGTTTCCAACATAGTTCTTTCGACAGTTATTTAGTTTGTCAAAgtcttgacctcttgaaggagaggcctatattTTTTCAAGTACTTTCCATTCACTCTTAGGATTCGCCTATCTAGTGCCAACTCCTCGACCTCGTAGGCGTTGTTAGAAAAGGCATGCAAAACCTTAAACGGTCCTTCCCAATTAGGGGACCATTTACCCAAGACTCTATCATTTCTGTCCATAGGCCGGATCACCTTCTTATTGTAGGCTCTGGCGACTTTTTCTTTCCACCTTTGTAGGGAATCCAAAGCTAACATTCTTTCTTCATCTACATCGACCAGTTCGTCCGTCATCATACTCCAgtaatcttcagaaggtatttcatacTACCTTTGGGTTCTGACCGCCTGGACCTGAATCTCTACTGGCAACACTGTGTCATGCCCAAACACTAGTCGAAATGGAGTTGTTCCAGTTGCTTCTTTTGGTGACGTTCGACATGCCTACAAAGCTTGGtctaacgtcttatgccaatttcttggtttctttcctatgtgtttctttattaggttgatgatcaccttattagcagcttcgacttggccattcgCCTTTGCGTAATAGGGGGTAGAAGTCAGTAATTTGATTTCCATTTCTTTTGCAAAATCTTGCACTTTTCGACCAGTGAAAATTGACCCCTGGTCGGTTGTAATTGTTTCTGGGATGCCAAATCTGTAGATGATATAACTTTGGACAAAATCTATCACAGCCCCTTGGTCTACATTTGTTAATGCTacggcttcaacccattttgtgaaatagtcgataccgactaaaacatacctttgttgtttcgacgaggctGGTTTTATTTCTCCTATAACATCCAGAGCCCATCCTCGAAATGGCCAGGGCTTCACAATTGTACGCAACTCGCTTGTAGGCACGTGTTGTATGCCCCCATGTAATTGACATTCTTGACAgcttttagcaaattcaatgcaatctttcaacattgaaggccaataaacttCTGAGCACATCaagagccatttcatcttcaAACCTGCTTGATGCGCCCCACACGCCCCACTATGTATGCTTGACACAGCCACGTATGCCTCGCTTTCTCCTAGGCATTTTAGTAACACTCCTTCGACCgtctttttgaataattcatAATTTACCAAGACGTAGCTAAGGGCCCTATATTTTATCTTTTGATCTGTCGACCCTACAGGATTGCGTAAGTAATCGACTAGTGGTTTACGCCATTCACTTTCCCCCCGTCGTCGACggtcagaatttcaaaatgaattttaTCTACAGCTCCCAACTTCATAATCGACAAATCTGACGGTGACAACAATGTCGCTCGTACTTTCTCTCTTACTTGGACCTCTTCA is a window of Lathyrus oleraceus cultivar Zhongwan6 chromosome 6, CAAS_Psat_ZW6_1.0, whole genome shotgun sequence DNA encoding:
- the LOC127095563 gene encoding secreted RxLR effector protein 161-like, with the protein product MDSCKDIATPIGSGTYLDQDESGTPIDITKYRGMIGSLLYLTASRPDIMFSVCLCARFQASPKESHISAVRRIMKYLKGTSDVGLWCPKGSICSLVGFYDADYTGCKTDRKSTSGTCHIFGNALVSWSCKKQASVALSTAEAEYIAAGSCCSQILWLKQQLRDYGINLGSIALKCDNTSAINISNNPIMHSRTKYIDIRHYFLRDHVLKGDIEISFIDTQNQLANIFTKPLSRDAFYKIRRDLGILSESDI